The following is a genomic window from Candidatus Nezhaarchaeota archaeon.
TACGGGGTGGAATATGCCGAATTCCTTGTGTGCAAGTATATCCTGTTTCTTATGGTAGGGTCTGTAGCGAACCATTGGGAAATTCAAGTTAGTGCATCTGAAGCCCAGTGCCGTTATGATTGTCGGCCATCGCATCTCGCAGTATCCATAGTGGGGATAGGGTACCCTTTCGAGTCTCTCGAGAACCCTGCGTGAGACCATGTTTCCAGCTAATAAACATCCATAGAGCGTGGTTTTTAACCCCCCCTCTCCCGCAGCCAATTTATCAAGAACTCTCTCGCTTTGTGTGGGCTGTGGTACCACTTCCACTTAAGAGATGCTGGCCCATAGTGTGTGAAACCTGCATCGTAATCGGTGTACTTGGAGTATATGTCGCTCACCGGTTTTGTTAGGTACACGTCGTGCTCCAAGAAAATTAAGTGCTCGAAGTCTATGTTCTTTCCTTGTGAAGAGAACCATTTTATGATGACGATGTCTAGGTTGTGCCACCCCATGGGTGTATAGTCGCAGTACAGGTTCAAGCCCCATCGCTCTAGGAGCCTCCTTAGGGAGGAGATCTCGCTTTGTCTGCGGAAGCTCTCAACCCTTTGGTTGAGGTATTCTAGTGCCCTGTAAATCGTCCTCGACCTTAAGGCTGCTAGGTTCAACACCCTCATCTCCCTAGTGTTGATCGTTATTCCAGGGAAGAAGAGTCGCTGTTGCACTCCGAACATCGGGATGATGACGTCATCTCTGTTCATGTCTCTTAACCTCTTTAGCCTTCGTAATACTACTGGTGTTATTTTGTGGAAGGTGAAGAGTATGACGAAATTGCTCAAGTTGGACCCCACCTCTTTCAGCACGTGTGAGGGGCTAAAGTTGCTACTCGACCCCATCCCCGCTCGTTGAAGCCCTGCCCCTAGAGCTCGAATCCAAGCACTGATATAAAAAAGGTGGTGTTAGGGGGTTTGACGCACGGTTGAAGGGGTCGTTGGCTAGAGGTACTGCTTCAGTCTCCTGTTCACTTCATCCCAGTTGACTATGCTCCAGAAGGCCTCAACGTAGTCCGCTCTCCTGTTCTTGTAGTCTATGTAGTAGGCGTGTTCGAAAACGTCTAAGACCATCAGCACTGGGTGTGAGGGGAACACGTTGACGTTGTGTTTCTCTATCTGCATTATCATTAATCGATTGGTTTGCTTACATATTGTTAGTGCTGCCCAGCCAGAGCCTTCAACGGTTACCGCGGCTTGGGTGAACTCTTTCCTGAACCTATCGAAGCTTCCAAACTCACTATTGATTAGATCGGCTAGCTCACCTCCAGGCTTGCCACCGCCCTTACTCGGTGGAGCCATGTTGGTCCAGAATAGAGAGTGCAGTATGTGCCCACCGACGTTCCATGATAGCTCCTTCAGCGCAGCTTTAACGTCTACTTCTAGGTTCTCTTTTCGAGCAGCATCCAACCTCTTTAGCACTGCATTAGCTCCATTGACGTAAGCTTGATGGTGAATAGTGTGGTGTATGCGTAACTGCTCCTCAGACATGTATGGTGCTAGGTCTCCGTAGCCGTAGGGTAATCGTGGTAGGACGTAAAACTTAGCAGCCTCCACACATACACCTCCTAGTCCATCCTCTCAAACATGCTTTTTGGAACTCCACAAACTGGGCACTTCCAATCGTCTGGCAGGCTTTCGAATGGTGTTCCAGGTCTTATGCCTCGACTTGGATCTCCATAATCTGGATCGTAGATGTAGCCGCATACTTGACACCTCCACCTACCCAAAAGTGTCCTCCTCCAAATCGTTGTAGCGTTATTTTGATGTTTATTTAAGCTCGATATTTTAAGATTTCGTTGGAAGGTCTCTTTAATACATGGTGTCTTGCTGAATAATAAGAGGCGGAAATTCACCTAGAGTTATAAGGGGGTACATTTTAATTATTGGGGCACGATATCCTAGGTTTGGGTCTACAATTGCCTAGAGACCCTGTTTGTGGAATGATTGTCGATGTGGATAGTGCTATTAAGCGTAAGATAGGTGATCGAGTATACTACTTTTGCTGTGAAGCTTGTGCTAGGGTATACGAGCAACCTGAGTTAGAGCTAAAAGCTATGAAGCATCGAGCCACTTTAGCCCTCATAGGGGTTGTTAGCGTTGCTGTCCTAAGGGTCCTAGTCATGTTCGGGCTCGTTGCGGCCATGATGACACTTGAATTTTTTGGGCTGCACGCTTGGGACCTCATGCTCTTCATCGTATCGACACCCAT
Proteins encoded in this region:
- a CDS encoding superoxide dismutase, producing MEAAKFYVLPRLPYGYGDLAPYMSEEQLRIHHTIHHQAYVNGANAVLKRLDAARKENLEVDVKAALKELSWNVGGHILHSLFWTNMAPPSKGGGKPGGELADLINSEFGSFDRFRKEFTQAAVTVEGSGWAALTICKQTNRLMIMQIEKHNVNVFPSHPVLMVLDVFEHAYYIDYKNRRADYVEAFWSIVNWDEVNRRLKQYL
- a CDS encoding rubredoxin encodes the protein MGRWRCQVCGYIYDPDYGDPSRGIRPGTPFESLPDDWKCPVCGVPKSMFERMD